The Oncorhynchus clarkii lewisi isolate Uvic-CL-2024 chromosome 12, UVic_Ocla_1.0, whole genome shotgun sequence genome segment AGCGGGAGTGTTTCCTTTCTTGGTTGATATAGCCTTTTTTAATGGGATTTCCATCATAAAAGGACTTGGTAATGATCTCTACCGTATGTTTATCTCTATCTCTGCAGGATGAAGACTTTGTAGCCAGGGACGACTTTGAGGATGCAGACCAGCTGCGGATAGGGAACGATGGCATTTTCATGCTGACCTTTTTTAGTAAGTCACATCTTGAAGTAAGATCTTCTCCTTGGTTGGGACGGGGGTTGGTACACTACACAACAGCGAAATGAAGAACAGTCATGTAATGTATTTATTTCCCGATACAGGTATTTGATGGATCTGTGATGTGATCGTAGAATGTTATATTGTGAGGAGAAAGCCCATCCTAGTAGACCATAtagcctctttccctctcttcctccactttAGTGGCATTCCTTTTCAACTGGATCGGCTTCTTcctgtccttctgtctgaccaCGTCGGCAGCAGGCCGCTACGGGGCCATCTCTGGCTTCGGCCTGTCACTCATCAAGTGGATCCTCATTGTCCGGGTAAGATTTCCCTACCAACCCTCCCTGAGATGTAAAGGTGGTAGACAAAGGTTTCCCTGATATTTATATACAACAAATAAATACTTTATTAGAATAAGATTTTGGTCAGAGTAGATTGTGGTTCCTTAACATAAGCATCTAGTGGCAGGGATCTGATGGCAAAGCATCAGATCATGATCATGGTTTCCCTCTTCCAGAGCCCAAGATCAATCACATTCATGGTTACTATGACCAGTCCACTTATCTTTTATGTTTGtgtgattattatttatttatttttctccccagTTCTCCACCTATTTCCCTGGGTACTTTGATGGGCAGTACTGGCTGTGGTGGGTGTTCCTGGTATTGGGTAAGTACAACCAGTTTTGTCTTTCTCATTTGTAGTActagacatgtaaatacagaaACATTGTAACATTGGTGTAAAGGTATCTATCTATTCAATGGATAGTATGCATAAATCCAATACATTATGACAATGACCCTTATAGAAGAGTTAAATagagctgcaatatgtaactttttgggagaCTCAACCAAATTcgcatagaaatgtgtgttatagaggcgtcattctcattgaaagcaagtcaaaGAAGCGCCATATGTGTTCTATGTGCACTTTCTATGCTTCtcgttcttaagttttgtttttgcgtcttttacttttcagttttgtacaccagcttcgaacagctaaaaatacaatatttttggttctTGAGAATATATTTCAGTGGTTTAGACTGTACAATGGTTCTCTACATTGGCTGTGGTGGGTTTGTCAcgaactgaaattaggcgaactattcgaaccgggaaatggcagagcaatttcgGCATAGTGCACCTTTAAACACACACTATCTTGTTTGTGCTGCTGGGAGTTGGGAAGTGTTAACCCAAAAAACATGATTGAAAAAGAAAAATAACTACTGTTAAATCCTGCTAAAATAACAGTGACCCTTATTGCCCCAATCTACTGTATTCTCTGTCCTCCAGGATTCTTGCTCTTCCTCAGAGGATTCATCAACTACGCCAAGATCCGTAAAATGGCAGACTCCTTTTCTAGTCTCCCGCGAACCAGAGTCCTTTTCATCTACTAAAAGGGGAAATCTGAACTCTTCTTTAGGAAAGTTTGCTATCTGGCCTCAACTCCATCACGAAAAACAGAGAGGAAACACCTCTTGTTTTGCTGCTGATAAATTGGACAAAATAATTTCTATGTCTCTTGATGTAAACTAGTGGATGTTGACAATTCTGTAACTATTCAATCATTAGTGGTTTATTTCAAGTGCTGTTTGGAATCAAGTCTGTGACGTATAAATAATGgttagactaacctgtacccctccGCACATtgcctcggtaccggtaccccctgtatatatcctcagtatagttattttattgttttatttttgtattattatttttttactttagtttatttagtaaatattttcttaactgcattgttaagggcttgtaagtaagcatttcacggtacggtcgacacctgttgtatttggcgcatgtgacaaataacattttatatcATTTGTATTATCTGTTTAACAATGGCATGTACTGTTCCTGTTAAACAATAGGGGGCAGTCTTTGTCTTTTTCTCTGTCCTCTTTCAAAGTGTTTGACATGGAGACCGCTCGGCTCTATGCTGACCCTGTGGAACTACCCATAGAGTTATGTCTGTGAATAGGAGCATTGAGTGAAATCTATTGATGTATATGATAATGAAATTAAAGTTAGTCTTTTCAAGATGTAGCCTTCAATGTGGAGAAAACAGAATGATTTTGTATTCAAGCTTAATTTTTACTCTGGAAATCCTAGTAAATACAGTGGTGGAGGAATGCACTGGAACCTTGTAGCTAGGGGTTTGTGAGAATCCCAGGCAAATTGGCTAAGatcatttacactgaacaaaaatatctaaaagcATCATGCATTTTTTTTTGTGAGTTACAGTTTGTGTAAGTaaaccagtcaattgaaatatattcgttagaccctaatctatggaattcacatgactcggaatacagatatgcatctgttggtcacagatacagtaccagtcaaaagtttggacacctactcattcaagggtttttctttattttgactattttctacatttgtagaataatagtgaagacatcaaaactatcaaattaaacatggaatcatgtaaaacAGAGAAGTGCCAAAGATTTGttttcgcaaacatcctttctgaatgtaaaagtaatcctcgaagtaatcaGGTCGTGTTTCAAAAGTatctaatctgattacaatattttttcaGGTAATGTAACTGATTAAAGTTATTGTTTTTTTGTAATTGactacatgtaatctgttactccccaaccctgtgcaATAAGCAGCAAAATAACTATAATGGTGAAACATGGAGAAATGGTTTGATTAATTGGGatgaaatcttcctagaagtgacaCAGGTTAATGGTTaatggagggacatgtcaaaatgcagaaTTTGTATGATTCATgtaattctccatgtggtctatattaaagagaACTTAAAAGGCTTTTAAAATTATAtgttggtgcacaatttctacttaaaatatcaaagggacgcaaaagGCACCCATTTTGTGGAATGACGCTGCTATTGATAGCCAACCCACAttcggctcccgagtggcgctttggtctaaggcattgcatctaaGTGCAAGAGATGTTGaattctactttgtagaataatagtgaagacatcaaaactatgaaataacatatggaatcatgtagcaaccaaaaaggtgttaaacaaatccaaatatatttgagattcttcaaatagccaccctttgccttgacagctttgcacactcttggcattctcccaaccagcttcatgaggtagtcaccaggaatgcatttcaattaacaggtgtgccttgttaaacgttaatttgtggaatttcttaatgtgtttgagccaatcagttgtgttgtgacaaggtaggggtagtatacagaagatagccctatttggtaaacgaccaagtccatattatggcaggaacagctcaaataagcaaagagaaactacagtccatcattactttaatgacatgaaggtcagtcaatctggaaaatgtcaagaactttgaaagtttcttcaagtgcagtcgcaaaaccatcaagctctgtgatgaaactggctcatgcagcgcaacacatctccttctcatagagttgatcaggctgttgattgtggcctgtggaatgttgtcccactcctcttcaatggctgtgaaaagttgctgaatattggcgggaactgaaacacattgtcgtacacgtcgatccagagcatcccaaacatgctcaatgggtgacatctggtgagtatgcaggccatggaagaactgggacattttcagcttccaggaattgattacagatccttgtgacatggggcagtGTATAATCATGCTGAAAAATGAGGTGATga includes the following:
- the LOC139420811 gene encoding NEDD4 family-interacting protein 1-like isoform X1, with the translated sequence MAEPCARYQQLPNEEEPEEALQVAADAPPPYSSIAEENAAYFDYKENGGFPNPPSYNVATTPPSYDEAERTKAEALVPLVAGRHREQLGTFDDVLTCCALEDEDFVARDDFEDADQLRIGNDGIFMLTFFMAFLFNWIGFFLSFCLTTSAAGRYGAISGFGLSLIKWILIVRFSTYFPGYFDGQYWLWWVFLVLGFLLFLRGFINYAKIRKMADSFSSLPRTRVLFIY
- the LOC139420811 gene encoding NEDD4 family-interacting protein 1-like isoform X2, which translates into the protein MAEPCARYQQLPNEEEPEEALQVAADAPPPYSSIAEENAAYFDYKENGGFPNPPSYNVATTPPSYDEAERTKAEALVPLVAGRDEDFVARDDFEDADQLRIGNDGIFMLTFFMAFLFNWIGFFLSFCLTTSAAGRYGAISGFGLSLIKWILIVRFSTYFPGYFDGQYWLWWVFLVLGFLLFLRGFINYAKIRKMADSFSSLPRTRVLFIY